From the genome of Argentina anserina chromosome 4, drPotAnse1.1, whole genome shotgun sequence, one region includes:
- the LOC126792697 gene encoding very-long-chain 3-oxoacyl-CoA reductase 1-like, whose product MEMPHLFIVAAATIGFISVCKSLINFLRCVWVMFFRPSKNLRKYGSWAIITGATDGIGKALAFEMASKGLNLVLVGRNPSKLEATSLGIHERYGDRVEVKSIVMDLGKLSGEEIAGQIEEGIKGLDVGVLVNNAGVAYPYAKYFHEVDLEIMESITKVNIEAATWVCRGVIPGMLKKKRGAIVNIGSASSVIVPSYPLYTAYAASKAYLAVFTRCTSLEYKQHGIDIQCQIPIFVATKMTKLKASSFFVASPEMYSKASIRCIGYEHLCTPFWGHSLQWFITRALPDAFLNESIFRYFLGMRKRGQLKESRIKRMQQQENALGNGS is encoded by the exons ATGGAAATGCCGCACCTTTTCATAGTGGCAGCAGCCACTATAGGTTTCATCTCAGTTTGCAAATCTCTGATCAATTTTCTGAGATGCGTATGGGTCATGTTCTTTAGACCCTCCAAAAATCTCAGAAAGTATGGATCTTGGGCCATCATCACTGGCGCCACCGACGGCATTGGCAAAGCCCTCGCCTTTGAAATGGCCTCAAAGGGCCTCAACCTCGTCTTGGTGGGTCGAAACCCTTCAAAGCTCGAAGCCACCTCACTTGGAATCCATGAAAGATACGGCGACCGAGTTGAAGTCAAGAGCATTGTTATGGACTTGGGGAAGCTGAGTGGGGAGGAGATAGCTGGACAAATAGAGGAAGGAATCAAAGGGCTTGATGTTGGGGTTTTGGTTAACAATGCAGGGGTGGCTTACCCTTATGCTAAGTATTTTCATGAGGTTGATTTGGAGATCATGGAGAGCATTACAAAGGTGAACATTGAAGCAGCTACTTGGGTGTGCAGGGGTGTGATTCCAGGTATGCTcaagaaaaagagaggagCTATTGTCAACATTGGATCTGCTTCGTCTGTGATTGTTCCGTCATATCCTCTCTACACTGCTTATGCTGCTTCCAAAGC GTACCTTGCAGTGTTCACAAGGTGCACTAGTTTGGAATACAAGCAGCATGGAATAGACATTCAGTGTCAG ATTCCTATTTTCGTGGCGACAAAGATGACAAAATTGAAGGCATCTTCTTTCTTCGTTGCGTCTCCAGAGATGTATAGCAAAGCAAGCATACGATGCATTGGTTACGAACATCTATGTACACCATTCTGGGGGCACTCATTGCAGTGGTTCATCACACGTGCTTTGCCGGATGCTTTCTTGAATGAGAGCATTTTCCGGTACTTCCTTGGGATGCGAAAGAGAGGTCAACTGAAGGAGTCTCGGATTAAAAGGATGCAGCAACAAGAAAATGCTTTGGGAAATGGCAGTTAA
- the LOC126792698 gene encoding very-long-chain 3-oxoacyl-CoA reductase 1-like, protein MAMELQEAFIVAASCIGFISVCKAFINVVRWVWVMFLRPPKNLKDYGSWGIVTGSAQGIGKVLAIELASKGLNLVLLDKNRSALEATCNEILEQFGGKVEIKSMIIDLAKLSGEEIANAIEEEIKELDVGVLINNAGMAYPYARFFHEVDLELMENIIKLNLVAATWVTKAVLPGMLKKKKGAILNISSISAYLPSNPLYTLYSTTKAYISVFSRCISLEYKQKGIDIQCQTPLCVATRMTKHLNGPSWLMASPEKFCKASVRWIGYEPMCNPYWWHSVQWFIFRVATPDVLLNAISYWICIRISKKGQMKEAQIKKMHQQESSL, encoded by the exons ATGGCAATGGAATTGCAAGAAGCTTTCATTGTAGCAGCAAGTTGCATAGGTTTCATCTCTGTATGTAAAGCTTTCATCAACGTAGTGAGATGGGTATGGGTCATGTTCCTGAGACCCCCAAAGAATCTCAAGGATTATGGCTCTTGGGGTATTGTCACCGGCTCTGCTCAGGGAATTGGCAAAGTGCTTGCTATTGAGTTGGCTTCCAAGGGTCTCAACCTTGTCCTGCTCGATAAAAACCGTTCTGCGCTCGAAGCTACCTGCAATGAAATACTTGAGCAATTTGGTGGAAAAGTTGAGATTAAGAGCATGATCATCGACTTGGCCAAATTGAGTGGGGAGGAAATTGCTAATGCCATAGAGGAAGAGATAAAGGAGCTAGATGTTGGTGTTTTGATCAACAATGCTGGGATGGCTTACCCTTATGCAAGGTTTTTCCATGAGGTTGATTTGGAACTCATGGAGAATATCATAAAGCTGAACTTGGTAGCTGCTACTTGGGTGACTAAGGCAGTGCTTCCAGGAatgctgaagaagaagaaaggagcCATTCTCAATATTAGTTCTATTTCTGCTTACCTCCCTTCAAATCCTCTATATACACTTTACTCTACAACCAAAGC GTACATTTCAGTGTTCTCAAGATGCATTAGTCTGGAATACAAGCAGAAGGGAATTGACATTCAGTGTCAG ACTCCACTTTGTGTGGCGACAAGGATGACAAAACATTTGAACGGACCTTCCTGGTTGATGGCATCACCGGAGAAATTTTGCAAAGCAAGCGTTCGATGGATTGGTTATGAACCTATGTGTAATCCCTACTGGTGGCACTCTGTGCAGTGGTTCATATTTCGCGTGGCCACGCCAGATGTGCTGTTGAATGCCATCAGTTACTGGATCTGCATTCGGATCAGTAAGAAAGGCCAAATGAAGGAGGCACAGATCAAGAAGATGCATCAACAGGAAAGTTCACTGTGA